The DNA window TGTATGTACAGTTCTTTAAAACATGTTGTAACATTCGTTAGTTGGCGTGCTTAGGATACACTCCTAAGATAAATATGTCATGTTAATACGTACGGGTTTATCACATAGACGGatactaatttatatttgaatgcCAATTGCACGTTGATGCCTTTTCTCGGACCGTTTCATCTTCGGACCatttcgttttctttttcctttgaGCCCCACGCGCTATCTTTTCACTCATGCTTATGCttctaagccaaaatttagattttcaacattaaatttggatttgattttagggttttttcactaattttatttttcagccttaacttttagatcactaaaaatatatatattatttataaattattttttatttataaatatatcatttgattttttttataaaacaccGAAACAATAATTCAAGGTAAAGCACATCCCATCTGCAAACAATACAATCCCAGTGGTGGAAGGGGTGTGGCTAGGGGGAAGAAGATCATCTAACTTAAGTTAGAGGAACATAGGTAGCTGACAGTGGACCCCCACTGCTCATGGGTCTACATGTTAGCAAGTCAGAGGAGCCCGTTCCGTGGCCAGGGAAGTAGTGATGCTACTGGAGCTCGAGAACAACAGAGGAAtaaggaataagttcactttGGGTCTCTTAAGTTGTCACGAAGAATCAAAATCGTCTCTCAATcacaataccagaaatgttggTCCTCGAAATTACGAAAACCGTTCAAATAAGGTCCCTAGGCAGTATTGGGGGTGGTTTTACTGACGTGACATCCCAAtcagcaaaaaatatattaaaaaaattcatgggaCCAGCTAAGCAAATTGATCGATCTTTTGGTCTCTATTGCAGTGGATTTGAGAGACTTCATGGGACTTCCCAGAGCATGACTGCTTGGATCAATTAGTTAATGTGACATACAAGGTGATTACTCTTGTTTGACTTGATGCTGGACGTGGAATGCAAAATTTGATCACCTCTCACTGATCTTCTGCATGGTGTTCATTGATAGTAATTAAACAAGCTTCTAAACAGATAGTACAACACAAAGAAGCTGGACCATCACGGACATCGCCCACAGGGGTGATGAAAACCCTCCTCCCCAAGCTTGGAATGCTGCTAGTAGACGAATACAAGTTGCAGAAGGGTGTCAGGAGAGGAAATTGAGGAACTAGAGAAAGAGCTGGAAAGCATGAACACTGCCGATCACCTGGAATTTGTGGGAGGGGTTTTTGCTGGACGGGGTCGAAGCCATGTGATCCTGGCTCCAATCCAAACCCACCCGCAGGGAGAGGGCGAGGTGGTCGGGGGAGCAGAGGGGGGACTCCGGCAAGGCACGGAACGGAGGGGCGATGCTGGCAAGCCGCTGAGCAGAGGGGCGGCGCCCATGACCGCGCGAGATTTGGGGTGGCTTGGGCGCGGGACGGCGGCACCAGCGGCGAGCTCGGCCTCTGTCGTGTCGGCGCAACCGGCGACAACGCGCCCGGGCGCCGAAACCGTCAGCCGTCTCCTCGTTCCCCTGCCCACGCTCGGCTCCCCCTAGCCTGCCGCCGagtcgcccccgccgccgggcgTCGTTGAGCCccggtcgcgccgccgcgcggctgCTCCCGCCATCGCGCCGCTGGGCTCCCATGCGCCACccggccgtcgcgccgccgccgcgcgcgggcTGTCGTGCGCCATTGCCGCACGCGCCGGGCCGCCCCAGCCGTCACCACATGTGTTgtgtgagggagagagggggagaggagggggagaggaagggagaggagaaagtaaaaaaaaaaaaaaatctgacataTAGGATACGTCGGccgccacgtcagcaaaactcgtaaaaaatatgaaaaatatgagtCAATATTGCCAAGGGACTTTAGGAACCTTTTGTAAACGAATTTTGTGAGTTTAGAGGGTATACATTTCTGATATTGTGGTTAAGGGATGAAAACAAATTTGCCTTTGAGTTTAGAGACGTATGGTGGACTTTTTTCGAGGAATAATAATTCACATTGCAGTCGTACGAGTTATCCTGGTCGTATGTTAAAAGAAACCTATAGATGTAGTCCTTGTGGTAACACCATGGAACTATGTCGATCTTTATCTGTTGCCTAGTTGcattcttcctttttttccgaAGACATGTTTCCTTCGTTCAGTTAACCTTCCTTTGAAAAAGGATgtatctttgttttttcaatcttTCTGGTGATCTACTGGGATTTTATCCCTTGAACCCTGTCTTACTTTAATAATAAGGGtaattagattcatgtcattataaatttaccagttttaaaatatatcattattattCAACTAATTGTaaagatgccattataattttataacaatttcTGATATGTTACTTTTGGACCAAATTACCATTTACACCTACCAAGGGCAAAGTGAATAGCAGATGGGCTAtatggtttaatttttaaaaaaaatacaccaaaaGGGTATGAAGTGGCATATTTtgaatagttctaaaattataatgacattcttataatttagtcgaatagtaatgatatattttaaaactaacaaatttataatggtatggatctaattaagggtgctattttttaaaaaactgaaTAAAAAAGGTAGAGGAGAAGGTCCaatatgaaaataatgtgTAAATGGGTCTAAAGTGAAACGTTTCGAAGAAAAGAAGGGTTCAGAGTATAtttcactatattttttatataatcgaattttttatagtctttgCCGTAAAGAAACTACAACCAATTATTAGAGAGGTTGAAGGTGCAAGGGAGAACGGATCTACattaataaaaactatttaGAATACCAccttaaaacaaaattttccacCTATAGTTAATCAAGATATAAATAATCGTTATTTTCCCTATATCGTCTAGTAAAGCTGAACATTCAAAATTCACGGTCAATTTATGAGTTAGTTGAATATCGATGCTATCATCTCTGACGACTGACATCAAACCAAAGTACAATAGAACATTGGAAAGTAACTAAGATATAATTGGCACCCATGACCTCACCAAtattagggggtgtttagttggggaaaaaaatttgggtgCTACGTCACATATTTGACTAGATGTTAAAatggggttttcggacacaacaAGAAAACGAACTTCGTAGCTCGTATGTAAACCGCGAGaacaatcttttgagcctaattaatccatcattagaatatgttggttactgtaacacttacggttaatcatagactatttaggtttaaaagatccgtttcacgatttctcccataactgtgtaattagttttttgttttatccatgtttaatactctatttagatgtgcaaatattatgttttggaaaaaaattaggaggacaaaaaaaatagcatgAACTAGGTAGAACCGGCACTGATAAGGCCCATCACTTCTGAAATAAGGTGTTCAAGTATGTACATACTTCTACAACTTATAGCACTGTAAAGAAATGGACAGCGTGCTGACGCGTAGTACGTATTGATGAAACCGTGGACCCGTTCTACAAATCCCGTCACGCTCACGCACGCACCAATTAGCTAGCTGgaccccctctctctcctcgttcCAAAATGAATTAtcttttttagtattttatataatatttgactatttatcttatgtaaaaaaatatgatttatatttttaatgttattagatgataaaatataaatagtactttatgcgtgactttttttaaaaataaacttttcaaataaaGCAGATGGTCAAGGACTGtacaaataaaccaaaaactaaaatcttTTTGGTACAGACATAATATCCATCAATCACACAatgattataattaaaaaaataccaaattatatatagtaggCACAAAATGTCCAAGCTAGCCGATCATCTCATCTTAGTCAAGATTAATTGTCCACATGGTGACTTCTTGGGCCTGTGGGGAGCTTCTTTCAGCTGCAGCTTTTtccaaaagctgcttctggTATAAGCTGTCCCAAACGGTTCACAACTTTCGAGAGTCTGTAGTTACAGACTCTGGAAAATGatctaagaatccagaagctagagaagctgggtttagaagcttttccagattcttagaagctgCCAACCAACCAGctacttctcagaatctaaagctccccaaacaggcccctTCTGCCGACAAAGTATCCGGCAAATAACGTCATTTGCCCGGCATTAAGATTGACGCCTTCCAACCGAAAAAGACACGTCCTTTAATTTGCGGCTCGATAGTCATTTGGCAAGAGATCACGCATGCAGGGCACGACGGGTATCACTATCGTAGGAGTATCAAGCACATGGTACACGGGTACGTACACATCGAAGCCACCCAGATTGCTGCATGCTCTTGTTCTCCATAAACCTCCGAAATGTGATAAATGATATCCAATTTTTTTCCACGGAAATGATTCAAGGGGTTtgcaaattgaaaaaaaaaattgtagtatCTCTTTTGTATGATCGAGAATTAATTGCTGATCATTAAAGTACTACATATTCCCTTTAGCTTTTTTCattaacgccgttgactttagatctttaatcattcgtcttataaaaaaattataattattgattattttgctataatttgatttattactaaagtaactataagtatgatttataattttgtatatttggataaaagttttaaaataaaacaaatggtcaaatataaatctagaagCCAACTACatcgattaaaaaaatcggatAGAGTAGTATTAGTGCACGAATTAGGTCAATGATGAATTGATGACAAGCCTTTGGGAACGTAGCGAGTACTACTGAATAACAGCCAACggcccttcaccaaataatttacataaataacaagtaacaataatttcattttaattttaattattacgTCACAAGTATACctactacccattattacaaacaaaactattatgtatctACTAACATACTAACatgtacatataatttttctccatatatTCTTTCCctatatccatcgttgtatatttgtatcacattatataaaacatgtgtctagtgcaaattaataatgactcaacagcaaaatattcttaaccatcttcttatgaaatattatttgcaatatactatttttttaatttttccccagAATTCTCGGTTATGATTTTTAGTTAtgctgaaaatatattttttcatgaattttttgacaaaactatactatatatcaacctatacaacatatattttttctattaaattttttaaaaaaatttaaattctatttaaatttaaactcactCGTGCCACGCCCCCACGGAGGGCCGGATTACCGCGGTAAACGGAACCTATTCTCATCTCCCTCCACGCGGTCACCAAAGTTTCCGAAGAGGCGGGCATCAGGCCAATAGCCACCATAGTCAAAACGCAGCTCGCTTGCTCCCACAGTgactttagaaataaaaatatttctcttctATCCTATGCTATGTATTGTTTATAGTTGCAGTTACACTTGGTAGCAGTGTTGTATTTGTATGAATTGTAGTATATGGTGTTATCCATCATGTAGTGGtatgtatttttaacaatATGTAGTTCTTGTGTTATAGTTGTTGTTTTATGGATTGTATATTTACACAACATAAtcttcaaaacaaaaatacatattcgatgatttttgtttgtttccaaGCTGGTTCGGCACCACATCCGTCATTCGAAATAATCCATTTGGTATCCGCATCCATTAATCATCTGCCCCGACTCCAAATATTCCCTCCGTAAAAAACCAAattgagtaaaaaaaaattagacatATCACATATACCTACCATTTTTCACCctgattgacttttttaaaaaaacaaaagacatatttgcaaaaaagataatttataaaatacaactttaatatatatgttcttaatgatttaaaaacaaatgctaaaaTCTAAACTATAATGAAGAATCCTTACGatgaaatcaaaatttaaagttaacaaTTCAGATGAGTTACAACGTAAGAGTAAGAGTAAGTTTAGTAATATAGCCAACTTCAAGCTATACATATGCGACATCATCTAAAGCCAATCATGTAGATAGATGATATAATTGTTGGTTATTAACATAATAAACAAAAGACAttaaagtaatatattttcaaccaTATCCTCCTATTTACACACAATGACCTATCACATACATTACTGACCGATCTTATTTTCATGGAGCTTGCATGTAGCTGGCTATTATTTGGTACTTGACTCGATCTTATTCTTCACTTCTCTCATAGTGATGCTATGCTTACGATATTTTTCGTATGCCGTTTGTACGATCACGATTCTCGTCCTCGTTGGCCTGTTTGCGCTTGATTGTCCATATATGCTCGCGACGTGCGCTCAGCCTAATCGGTGCCCGTTTCAAATTATTATTGTAGGAAAATTACAAagatatcattataattttgcgaaATTGTAGATATGCTATCCTGGCCCACGTGTTATTGACTCATGTGGGTTctacatgtcattgagataccagtaacatatttctaactttacaaaattataatgacacgaTTACAAATTTCTATTGTAGGAGgatcatatgaaaatttttgtcatTGTAGCCGTTTTTATAATGACACAGGAGGATTTGAGGGACGCGAGGGGGTGTCTTTGCATAATTTGCCATCCTCCCGGATGACGCATTCCCAAATGCCACTTTATTCGTGAACTTTAACTATCATTTGTCCTATAGGTTTTGTTGATTCAGTACCACCTTTGTCTAGTTTTGTAGGATTATAGCTATATAGGAtctcttatcttgataataataattttctaattgttaatttgaatttaaaattttataattatatttttacatgaaaaacatttacctatattctaaattgtacttgttcataaactcttttctgataatatttaatttataattcaaatttcagatacttctaaattgtatttatatattaaaaattattacaaataaaacaattgacattaaaattgatattgagaAAAGACCAtcttataaatacaatttgtaaATAACTTCAGTGAAtcagattagaaatataatttaaaatttaaaaataaaaaagggtccatgtgtaaattatgtgtaaattaagagaaaagatcaatatataaatacaatttagaaatatctagaatttaaattataaattaaatattatatagaaaagaatttatgaataaatataatttagaatataggtaaatgagttctatataaaaacataattaaataatttaaaattcaaaataataattaaaaaataattattatcaagataaatGATCTTGTATTGCTATAATCATATAAAACTAGACAAAAGTGACATTAAATTATCAAAATCTATAGGACcggtaataaataattaaagtttacGAAGAAAGCAATATTTAAGAATACGCCTATTGGCAAGTCCCCGCGAGGGGGCATCGAGTACTTGCGTGTTGACCAGCAATGATGTCCCACAGACAGGGGAGTAGATATAAGAGCGGCCCCAGGCAAAGTCCCTCcgcaccccaccccacccaaACCACGGCTCCGTCCGACCGCGTCCCGATCGGtatggccgccgccgacgtccccTCCTGCCGcgacctccccgccgccgtctccgccttCGCCGATGCCTTCGTCGACTTCGCCGTCTCCGGCATCTTCTTCCCCTCCACccctgccaccaccaccaccacctcctccccgcctccgccttctcccaccttcctcccctcccccgcccGCCTCGTCGCCATCGGGGACCTCCACGGCGACCTCCCCAAGTCCCTCTCcgccctccgcctcgccggcctcgTCCCCCCGCCATCCCAgggcccctcctcctcctccccctccgcctcctgGTCCGCCGGCCGCACCCTCGCCGTGCAGCTCGGCGACATCCTCGACCGGGGCGGGGACGAGATACGCCTCCTCTACCTcatccgccgcctcgccctctcCGCCGCCCGGGAGGGCGGCGCGCTGCTCCCTATCCTGGGGAACCACGAGGTCATGAACGTCTCCGGCGACTTCCGCTTCGCCACGCCGCAGGGGCTCAGGGAGTTCTCCGCCTGGGCCGGCTGGTACCGCGCCGGCCTCGCCATCAAGCGCCGCTGCGCCGGCCTCGACCCGAAGAACCCCTTCCTCGGCGTCCCCAAGGCGTTCCCCGGCGTCAGGCCCGAGTTCTGGGACGGCATCCGctcccgcctcgccgcgctccgccCCGACGGGCCCATCGCGCGCCGCTTCCTCGCCGACCTCCCCACCGTCCTCGTCGTGGGGGACTCCGTCTTCGTCCACGGCGGCCTCCTCGAGGCCAATGTGGAGTACGGCCTCGAGCGCATCAATGCGGAGGTCAGCGAGTGGATCCGCGGTGAGAGGGGCGCCAatgccgccgcgccggagtATGTGCGCGGCCGAGACGCCGTGGTCTGGCTCAGGAGATTCTCGGATGGCGTCAATTGCGATTGCCAGCGGCTGGAGGGGGTTCTTGAGATGATCCCGGGCGCGAAGAGGATGATAATGGGGCATACGATTCAGACCGAGGGGATCAATGCGGTGTGCGGCGCGCAGGCGGTGAGGGTGGATGTAGGATTGTCTAGAGGCTGCGGGAACGGGCTGCCAGAGGTTCTTGAGATCAATGGTGGTGGCAAAGATGTGAGGGTGATCACAACAGATCCTGCGGAGGCCTGGCAGTACCGGAAGCGGGAGGCGGAGAAAACCACCATCACTACGGCGGtgaaggagaagaaggggGAGGTAAAGGATGGGCTTGCATTGTTGGTAAGGGAGAGCCATGGGTTGAAAGAGGTACAGGCTAAGGCTTAGTTTAGTGTCGTAACTTCAGGCTAGAGAACATTTTGGTAGCTCAATTGAGGTTTCCTGGTAAATTGGGGTATGTGGATAACCAAGCTAGAATGGATTGGGATGTTGAAACTTAAAACTTTTTGGTGGATTCAATAACGGGCATCCACGAAAGATGTTGAAAAAACCATGATTATCATTATTTATCAAGTTGTGCCAATTAAATTCTGATAAGTACAGTTTTTGGCCATTGCCTGGTATTGGTTCTTTATTTGTGTATGGATGGTTATATTACCAACCTGAATTCCAGTCAGGAAAGGACCCAGTGCCAATTGTCAACAGGACTATCTCTGAAATTGTTGTGTTTGGTTTACTATATTCAGTGTGTCACTGAGAAACATGTACACAGTGTGTCAAGCTCAATCCTTGATTGTGCATCTGAATTGGTTCAGCAATTCATACATTaccattatttaaaattttcaacattgcAAGCATGTTCGGGCACATGGTATAATTGATGGTTGGCATTGGTACAACAAAATGTCAAGTGGTGAGAGAAAATGTTGCAAAAACCAGCTGCAATCAACAGAAGATTACTGTAACTTGTCAATTAtgtcaaatattatagaacAGCATACTGAAAGCTTACGCAGCAAGGTGGACTTTACGAAGGGGTTGGGGGGTGGGTAAGGCGTGTTGAGGGTGATACCCAGGGGGAATGGATCCTTTCACTCAAGGATGAGGTGATCGAAGACAGTGAATCATGGGTGTGATCCAGCTTGTCAAGTGGACTTGTTGGCTACCTAGAATTTTGAACTGAAGGCAAGGTACACACTTATCTAATCAGCTTGTTATTCAGCATCAATCCAGTGATACTGACTCTGTGACTCATTTAGGGAGCAATTTTATCcaattttaaagttatttctgTCATTCACTGGAAGTTTACTGTCTTATCATGGTAAGTTAATGTATCTTTTTATGCAAACAAATACATAATTCTGCTAATGTCACCCTGAAATTCTAAAGTATTCATGGAGTAAATATCCAGCATATGGTGTAGCATATCATCTGTCAAGGGGTCATGCTGTTTCTTGTCTATATTGTACTGATTGTGAGAAAATTAATCCTATCCTAATCACAGATCTGTCTTTTGGCGGTGAAAAGGAATTGGATAACTGGAATAGACTAATATGGGCATGTCTTGGAACAGCAAATTGACAAGGAAAAAGACCTGAAGTGTGATCTGCATTTGTGGGCGCTCCATCTTTCCAATTTGATTGGTTGTTGAATTAGTCTTCTCTTGTCTTCACACAGTCCAGGGCAGATTGTTTCCATGTTTTTCCACGAATTTTCTCATGTGTTACGTACATTGTGATGCGGACATCTTACTGTTCATCAAGGCAATTCTTCTTGATGTGGACACCTTCCTGTATCCACTGGTTTGTTGTCCTGTACTTCCAAAACGACATGCACACTTTCTTTATTTATGAGTATGATTTGGAAACGCAGTAACATGGACAAATGCTGTTCGATTTTTGCAATCTGTCGGGAACTTGTACTTAGTGGTGATCGATGACTCAACTTTAATAGGGTGGAAGTGATGTTGTGCATACTTTTGATCTTTGTTGCAACTTCTTCTCCACTCTTGTCTTGACAAAAGTATCACCATGCATTGCAGTGGTTTATTGTTTGGTTTCAAATAATGTGAATGTGATTGTTGTTAGAATTTCTGAAATATAATTAGTGAACAAGAAGTGCTATGGTAGTTATGTTGTTTCTGAAATATACTTAGTGAACTTTGTTCAGCTTTATCTTTTGTTCGGAATACGAGAGTTCTTTCTGCTTGATGTGGAAATTGAGTTGTTCCTTGTGAAATTCCTGCCAATTCTCGTGTTCTAGAAAAGTAAACATGGCCTTACAATTGTCAGAATCACTTACTGATTATGTAGAATTACTCCCAAAAGTGTCTT is part of the Oryza brachyantha chromosome 11, ObraRS2, whole genome shotgun sequence genome and encodes:
- the LOC102712401 gene encoding shewanella-like protein phosphatase 2 yields the protein MAAADVPSCRDLPAAVSAFADAFVDFAVSGIFFPSTPATTTTTSSPPPPSPTFLPSPARLVAIGDLHGDLPKSLSALRLAGLVPPPSQGPSSSSPSASWSAGRTLAVQLGDILDRGGDEIRLLYLIRRLALSAAREGGALLPILGNHEVMNVSGDFRFATPQGLREFSAWAGWYRAGLAIKRRCAGLDPKNPFLGVPKAFPGVRPEFWDGIRSRLAALRPDGPIARRFLADLPTVLVVGDSVFVHGGLLEANVEYGLERINAEVSEWIRGERGANAAAPEYVRGRDAVVWLRRFSDGVNCDCQRLEGVLEMIPGAKRMIMGHTIQTEGINAVCGAQAVRVDVGLSRGCGNGLPEVLEINGGGKDVRVITTDPAEAWQYRKREAEKTTITTAVKEKKGEVKDGLALLVRESHGLKEVQAKA